The following coding sequences are from one Oncorhynchus clarkii lewisi isolate Uvic-CL-2024 chromosome 20, UVic_Ocla_1.0, whole genome shotgun sequence window:
- the LOC139375851 gene encoding tyrosine-protein kinase JAK1-like encodes MEVGRQLLVKMRMKRKGEFTSVPVMVQGLEVHLYLEDSPQLEFLRGCYTAEELCTKAAKKCGISPLCCNLFALYDEVRKIWFPPNHTFKESSCLKLHYRMRFYFTNWHGANESVPRVCRHALKRKNSNEPEGNPLLDTASLKYLFAQGQHDFLKGWAAVRNPQNEEEVRYIENECLGMAVLSISHHALDNNIVIPGVAGQISYKKYIPDRVNQIIKQRNFLTRLRISRVFQDFLSEFNNKTVQSDNVSTHDIKVKYLATLETLTCGFGCEEYEPKVLRVTDSEGEIQGTPTSCNQGQPTQYQVLVSGNTGIKWRRKLQNVTNAWTAKEKKKSLKHKTNINLTNEPPQGVSNDWKAFSDFHEITHINIKGSAVTVHKQDNKNMELGLGFHAEALSFAALIDGYFRLTVDAHHFLCTDVAPPSVVRNLQEGCHGPISMDYTSHKLRQEGEEEGMYVLRWSCINYDHILLTVTGNEVDLTNSRPYRSFKIEVGPEGYSLNGTDLRQPSLRELTEQLRGQTLSTDRGFFQLRKACPPQPREISNLLFVTKREAEPTHPIQSQLIFHRIHKEDILQEEHLGCGTRTNIYAGKLKIKCEEEKDVWGSQTHHQVKVVLKMLRSQHRDISMAFFETVSMMHQVSHQHIALLHGVCVRNQDNIIVEEYVKLGPLDVFMKGCRLQLSTSWKFQVAKQLASVLSYLEDKKLVHGYVSAKNILVERDGLEGETGPFIKLSSPGVPISALNRQECVERIPWIAPECVRDSQVLSVAVDKWGFGTTLWEICYDGEAPLKDKKLIEKEMFYSAQCSLVTPDCPQLGELITKCMTYDPKRRPFFRAIVRDLTGVAEQNPALPPGRVPIQEVDPTVFETRFLRKIKDLGEGHFGKVELCQYDPRGDGRGQLVAVKSLKPESRGQLWREIDTMRELYHHNIVKYRGVCSEDGGRTTKLIMEYLPAGSLKDYLPWRKHQTDLRRLLHYALQICQGMDYLGSQRFIHRDLAARNVLVENESTVKIGDFGLTKSMKEDKSYYTVREETDSPVFWYAPECLVDCKFYSASDVWSFGVTLYELLTYCETSSSPTTVFLEMLRPIQGQMNITQLVEVLMAGRRLPCPPHCPDAVYSLMRRCWESSPENRIQFKDLITELELLLDERHGGDELAV; translated from the exons ATGGAAGTGGGCAGGCAACTGTTGGTAAAGATGAGGATGAAGAGGAAGGGCGAGTTCACCTCAGTTCCTGTAATGGTGCAGGGCCTCGAGGTCCATCTCTACCTGGAAGACTCTCCCCAGCTGGAGTTTCTCCGGGGTTGTTACACTGCTGAGGAGCTGTGCACAAAGGCAGCCAAGAAGTGCG gcatTTCTCCTCTTTGCTGCAATTTGTTTGCCCTGTATGATGAGGTCAGGAAAATCTGGTTCCCTCCGAATCACACCTTCAAGGAAAGCAGCTGCTTAAAGCTCCACTATCGCATGAG GTTCTACTTCACCAACTGGCATGGTGCGAATGAGAGTGTGCCACGTGTTTGCAGACACGCCCTCAAGAGAAAGAACAGCAATGAACCAGAGGGTAACCCTCTCCTTGACACTGCCTCACTGAAGTATCTGTTTGCCCAG GGTCAGCATGACTTCCTGAAGGGGTGGGCCGCAGTGCGTAACCCTCAGAATGAAGAGGAGGTCCGCTATATTGAGAATGAGTGCCTGGGGATGGCAGTGTTGTCTATCTCACACCATGCCCTGGACAACAACATCGTCATCCCTGGTGTAGCAGGGCAAATCAG CTATAAGAAATATATCCCAGATAGAGTGAACCAAATCATCAAGCAGCGCAACTTCCTGACCCGACTCCGTATCTCCCGGGTGTTCCAGGACTTCCTCAGCGAGTTCAACAACAAGACAGTGCAGAGCGACAACGTCAGCACCCACGACATCAAGGTCAAATACCTAGCTACATTGGAAACTCTGACCTGTGGGTTCGGCTGTGAG GAGTACGAGCCCAAAGTGCTCCGTGTGACGGACAGCGAAGGGGAGATCCAAGGAACACCCACTTCCTGTAACCAGGGTCAGCCCACCCAGTACCAAGTCCTTGTGTCTGGAAATACAGGGATCAAGTGGCGGAGGAAGCTACAGAATGTGACA AATGCATGGACTGCCAAAGAGAAGAAAAAATCCCTAAAGCACAAAACCAACATCAACCTGACGAACGAACCACCTCAAGGCGTTTCGAACGACTGGAAAGCCTTCTCCGATTTCCATGAGATCACACACATCAACATAAAGGGCTCTGCAGTCACTGTCCACAAGCAGGACAACAAAAATATG GAACTGGGCCTGGGTTTCCATGCAGAGGCGTTGTCTTTTGCCGCCCTTATTGATGGATACTTCCGTCTGACGGTGGACGCACATCACTTCCTGTGTACAGACGTGGCCCCTCCCTCTGTGGTGCGGAACCTGCAGGAAGGCTGTCATGGGCCAATCAG CATGGACTACACCTCCCACAAGCTGCGTCAGGAGGGCGAGGAGGAGGGCATGTACGTCCTGCGCTGGAGCTGCATCAACTATGACCACATCCTCCTGACTGTCACAGGCAACGAG GTGGACCTGACCAATAGTCGTCCGTACCGTAGCTTTAAGATCGAGGTGGGGCCGGAGGGCTACAGCCTGAATGGTACGGACCTGAGGCAGCCCTCCCTCAGGGAGCTGACGGAACAGCTGAGGGGCCAGACTCTCAGTACAGACAGAGGCTTCTTCCAGCTCCGCAAGGCCTGCCCTCCCCAGCCCAGAG AAATCTCTAACCTTCTGTTCGTGACAAAGAGAGAGGCGGAGCCGACACATCCCATACAGAGTCAACTCATCTTCCACAGGATCCACAAAGAGGACATTTTgcag GAGGAGCACTTGGGCTGTGGCACCAGAACTAACATCTATGCTGGCAAACTGAAGATAAAGTGTGAAGAAGAGAAGGATGTATGGGGTTCCCAAACCCACCACCAGGTCAAAGTGGTCCTGAAAATGCTGCGGTCCCAACACAGGGACATCTCTATG GCTTTCTTTGAGACGGTCAGTATGATGCATCAGGTGTCCCACCAACACATCGCTCTGCTGCATGGTGTCTGTGTTCGCAACCAGGACA ATATCATTGTGGAGGAGTATGTGAAGCTGGGTCCTCTGGATGTGTTCATGAAGGGGTGTCGTCTTCAACTCAGCACTTCCTGGAAATTCCAGGTGGCCAAACAACTGGCCAGCGTCCTCAGCTACCTG GAGGATAAGAAGCTGGTCCATGGTTATGTGTCTGCTAAGAACATCCTAGTGGAGCGGGATGGcctggagggagagactgggcCCTTCATCAAACTCAGTAGCCCTGGGGTCCCCATCTCCGCACTCAAcagacaag AGTGTGTGGAGAGGATTCCGTGGATCGCCCCAGAGTGTGTGAGGGACAGCCAGGTCCTGAGTGTTGCGGTGGATAAGTGGGGCTTCGGCACCACGCTGTGGGAGATCTGCTATGATGGAGAGGCTCCTCTCAAAGACAAGAAACTCATAGAG AAGGAGATGTTCTACTCGGCCCAGTGTTCCCTGGTGACCCCAGACTGCCCTCAGCTGGGTGAGCTCATCACCAAATGCATGACCTACGACCCCAAGAGGAGGCCCTTCTTCAGGGccatagtcagggacctcaccgGGGTGGCTGAGCAGA ACCCAGCTCTGCCTCCTGGTAGGGTGCCCATCCAGGAAGTGGACCCCACCGTGTTTGAAACCAGGTTCCTCAGGAAAATCAAAGACCTGGGTGAG GGTCACTTTGGCAAGGTGGAGTTGTGTCAGTATGACCCCCGTGGGGACGGCCGGGGGCAGCTTGTGGCGGTCAAGTCTCTGAAGCCAGAGAGCAGAggtcagctgtggagagagatagacaccaTGAGAGAACTCTACCACCACAACATTGTCAAATACAGAGGAGTGTGTAGCGAGGATG GTGGGAGAACCACTAAGCTGATCATGGAGTACCTGCCAGCGGGGAGCCTGAAGGACTACCTGCCCTGGAGGAAACACCAGACTGACCTAAGGAGACTCCTCCACTACGCCCTCCAGATCTGCCAG ggaaTGGATTACTTGGGATCCCAGCGGTTCATCCACCGGGATCTGGCGGCTCGGAACGTTCTGGTGGAGAACGAGAGCACGGTGAAGATCGGAGACTTTGGCCTGACCAAGAGCATGAAGGAGGACAAGAGTTACTAcactgtcagagaggagaccgaCAGCCCTGTGTTCTG GTACGCTCCCGAGTGCCTGGTGGACTGTAAGTTTTACTCTGCGTCTGACGTGTGGTCCTTCGGAGTGACCCTCTATGAGTTGTTGACCTACTGTGAGACAAGCAGCAGTCCTACCACG GTATTCTTGGAGATGCTTCGTCCAATCCAGGGTCAGATGAATATCACCCAATTGGTGGAAGTGCTGATGGCCGGCAGGAGGCTGCCCTGTCCACCTCACTGCCCGGATGCG gtataCTCTCTGATGAGGAGGTGTTGGGAGAGTTCCCCGGAGAACAGGATTCAGTTCAAAGACCTGATCACAGAGCTGGAGCTGCTGCTGGATGAGAGGCACGGAGGAGATGaactggctgtctga
- the LOC139375853 gene encoding leptin receptor gene-related protein, with the protein MAGIKALVGLSFSGAIGLTFLLLGCALEQYGVYWPLFVLIFYILSPIPTFISRRLSDDSDAASNACRELACFFTTGIVVSAFGLPIILARVALIQWGACGLVMAGNAVIFLTILGFFLVFGGGDDFSWEQW; encoded by the exons ATGGCGGGTATTAAAG CGCTGGTTGGCTTGTCCTTCAGTGGAGCTATTGGCTTGACTTTCCTGCTGTTGGGCTGTGCATTGGAGCAGTATGG GGTGTACTGGCCTCTCTTCGTCCTCATCTTCTACATACTGTCTCCTATCCCCACCTTCATATCCAGAAGGCTCAGTGATGACAGTGACGCCGCCAGCAACGCTTGCAGAGAGCTGGCATGCTTCTTCACTACGGGCATTGTGGTGTCTGCGTTCGGGCTTCCCATCATACTGGCCCGGGTTGCATTA ATCCAGTGGGGGGCCTGTGGCCTGGTGATGGCTGGCAACGCTGTCATCTTCCTGACCATCCTGGGCTTCTTCCTGGTGTTCGGCGGGGGAGACGACTTCAGCTGGGAGCAGTGGTAG